A genome region from Clostridium sp. JN-9 includes the following:
- the mnhG gene encoding monovalent cation/H(+) antiporter subunit G, with protein sequence MILRIIIDCFFALGIFFMIAGVAGMLRMPDTFCRLQSSTNIVTMGSLPILTGTAIYGFSIGNTGIGVKSIIIAVFILITNPAASHAMTVAAYRSDAKMHPHSVCDHLRRDKLHE encoded by the coding sequence ATGATACTTAGGATAATAATAGATTGCTTTTTTGCTCTAGGTATTTTCTTTATGATAGCCGGGGTAGCAGGAATGCTGAGAATGCCTGATACATTCTGCAGGCTTCAGTCTTCCACAAACATTGTGACCATGGGCAGTCTGCCAATACTTACAGGAACTGCAATATACGGATTTAGTATTGGTAATACTGGTATTGGAGTTAAATCCATAATAATAGCAGTGTTTATTTTAATTACTAATCCTGCTGCATCTCATGCTATGACAGTGGCTGCCTACAGAAGTGATGCTAAAATGCACCCACATAGTGTATGCGACCATCTGAGGAGGGATAAGCTCCATGAGTAA
- a CDS encoding Na+/H+ antiporter subunit E: protein MSRFKNFLGTFILCYVCWMLFTIPSTFDNEELLMGALVSIIIALFCTPFFSKVNGLWLFIPKHLIALIEFIPVYTVELFKANWDVAKRALSPKIKVNPGIVKIQTDIKSDYGLSLLSNCITLTPGTITMDIAEEEGRNYMYIHWIDVSTQDINKASDAIAGAFEPWVRRIFEDER from the coding sequence ATGAGCAGATTTAAAAACTTCCTTGGTACATTTATTTTATGTTATGTATGCTGGATGCTGTTTACAATACCAAGCACCTTTGACAATGAGGAATTATTAATGGGAGCATTGGTATCAATAATTATAGCACTGTTTTGTACTCCGTTTTTTTCTAAAGTTAACGGACTCTGGCTGTTTATACCTAAGCATTTAATTGCACTTATAGAATTCATACCAGTTTATACAGTAGAATTATTTAAGGCTAACTGGGATGTAGCAAAAAGAGCCCTGTCACCTAAAATAAAAGTAAATCCTGGAATAGTGAAAATACAAACAGATATTAAAAGCGATTATGGCCTTTCACTTTTAAGTAACTGCATAACACTGACTCCAGGTACTATAACCATGGATATTGCAGAGGAAGAAGGCAGGAATTACATGTACATTCACTGGATTGATGTTTCTACACAGGACATTAATAAAGCATCAGATGCAATTGCAGGGGCCTTTGAACCCTGGGTAAGGAGGATTTTTGAAGATGAGCGTTGA
- a CDS encoding sodium:proton antiporter: MLLNYIGSFLLIIFGLYIIVVKKNLIKIVIGMSLMDSGINLLLISIGFRTGGTAPIFLSDLKKGAFFVDPVPQALTLTSIVIGACVSALALSLVIKIKEHYGSIDADKVRRLNG, translated from the coding sequence GTGTTACTTAATTATATAGGTTCATTTTTACTTATAATATTTGGTTTATATATAATAGTTGTGAAAAAGAATTTAATTAAAATAGTTATTGGTATGTCATTAATGGACAGCGGTATTAATCTGCTGTTAATATCAATTGGATTTAGAACAGGCGGCACAGCACCAATATTTCTAAGTGATCTTAAAAAAGGTGCTTTTTTCGTAGATCCTGTTCCACAGGCTCTGACACTGACTTCTATAGTAATAGGTGCCTGTGTTTCGGCACTGGCACTTTCTCTTGTGATAAAAATAAAGGAGCATTATGGCTCTATAGATGCTGATAAAGTTAGGAGGTTAAACGGATGA
- the hypE gene encoding hydrogenase expression/formation protein HypE, producing the protein MEDIISLSYGNGGTKTDSLIKKYLLPNFGNNLLNVLGDGALLNTSNEIAFSTDSFVIYPLFFPGGDIGKLSVCGTVNDLLMCGSIPKYLSLSFIIEEGFLINDFEKIVKSVALTVEKAGVQIVTGDTKVVDKGHGHGIYINTSGIGERIKGINLGKHRINPGDKVIVTGNCGDHGISVLCAREKLFEGNLKSDCNPLNNVIYEILKFGDKVKILRDPTRGGVATTLNEFAEDTEICIELDENKIPVDKSIGSACDLLGLDPLYSANEGKAIAIVSAEVCDNVIDNLKKIDISKDAAVIGEVTSFMPGKVILNTPYGGRKILNKLSYDMLPRIC; encoded by the coding sequence ATGGAAGATATAATTTCACTTTCTTATGGTAATGGCGGTACAAAAACAGATAGTCTTATAAAAAAATATCTGCTTCCCAATTTTGGTAATAATCTTTTAAATGTTTTAGGAGATGGAGCACTATTAAATACTTCAAATGAAATTGCCTTTTCTACAGACAGTTTTGTAATATATCCATTGTTTTTCCCCGGCGGTGATATTGGAAAATTAAGCGTATGCGGTACAGTTAATGATCTTCTTATGTGCGGCAGTATTCCAAAATATTTAAGCTTATCATTTATTATTGAAGAAGGTTTTTTAATAAATGATTTTGAAAAAATAGTAAAGTCTGTTGCTTTAACTGTAGAAAAAGCAGGTGTTCAGATTGTCACTGGTGACACTAAAGTAGTTGATAAAGGACATGGACATGGTATTTATATAAATACCTCTGGAATTGGGGAAAGAATAAAGGGTATAAATCTTGGAAAACACAGGATCAATCCAGGAGATAAGGTAATAGTCACAGGAAACTGCGGGGATCACGGCATTTCCGTTTTATGTGCAAGAGAAAAACTGTTTGAGGGAAATTTAAAATCAGATTGTAATCCTTTAAATAATGTTATATATGAAATATTAAAATTCGGCGATAAAGTTAAAATCTTAAGGGATCCAACCAGGGGAGGTGTGGCAACAACTTTAAATGAATTTGCTGAAGATACTGAAATATGCATTGAGTTAGATGAAAACAAGATACCTGTAGACAAAAGTATAGGATCTGCCTGTGATCTTTTGGGATTAGATCCTCTTTACAGTGCTAATGAGGGTAAAGCAATAGCTATAGTAAGTGCTGAAGTATGTGATAATGTTATAGATAATTTAAAGAAAATAGATATTTCAAAAGATGCCGCCGTAATAGGTGAAGTTACCAGCTTTATGCCTGGGAAGGTAATTTTAAATACTCCTTATGGAGGAAGAAAAATATTAAACAAATTAAGTTATGACATGCTGCCAAGAATCTGCTGA
- a CDS encoding nickel-dependent hydrogenase large subunit, with protein MSYVVPIGPYHPSLEEPVHVKLYTEGEYISKADVFIGYNHRGIEKLTTERNFIQTITLVERTCGICSHTHAMSYCMALENIASMEVPKRGSYIRVITSELERLHSHFLWLGLASHIIGFDSAFMYSFTAREKVMEMLELISGNRVNYAMNIVGGARRDISKETLKQLLKNIKEMKEPYKKLLDIFLQDKTIAMRTKGVGKLTYEDAFTYGAVGPHGRASGMKIDARKNDPYCCYEDFDFNMVVQEGGDVFSRAVVRLLEIEESCKIITQAVNNMPDTPINLGIKMPRIPEGEFIIRTEAPRGEVTYYVVTDDKQHNLRVSIHVPTFKNAATVPVMMKGNTVADAGLIIASIDPCFSCLDR; from the coding sequence ATGAGTTATGTTGTACCAATTGGACCATATCATCCCTCTCTGGAGGAACCAGTTCATGTTAAGCTCTATACAGAAGGTGAATACATTTCCAAAGCAGATGTGTTTATAGGATATAATCACAGGGGTATTGAAAAACTCACAACGGAAAGAAACTTTATTCAGACAATTACATTAGTAGAGAGAACATGCGGGATCTGTTCCCATACACATGCTATGTCATATTGCATGGCACTTGAAAATATAGCATCTATGGAGGTGCCTAAAAGAGGATCTTATATAAGGGTAATTACTTCAGAGCTTGAAAGGCTTCATTCTCACTTTTTATGGTTAGGACTTGCATCCCATATAATTGGATTTGATTCAGCATTTATGTACTCGTTTACCGCAAGGGAAAAGGTCATGGAAATGCTGGAATTAATAAGTGGTAACAGAGTTAATTATGCCATGAATATAGTTGGAGGAGCAAGAAGAGATATATCTAAGGAAACTCTGAAGCAGCTGTTAAAAAACATTAAAGAGATGAAAGAACCATATAAAAAGCTTTTGGATATATTCTTGCAGGACAAGACCATAGCAATGAGAACCAAAGGAGTAGGAAAGCTTACCTATGAAGATGCCTTTACCTATGGAGCTGTTGGCCCTCATGGAAGAGCATCAGGAATGAAAATTGATGCAAGAAAGAATGACCCATACTGCTGTTATGAAGATTTTGACTTTAATATGGTGGTACAGGAAGGCGGAGATGTTTTTTCAAGAGCTGTGGTAAGGCTCTTAGAAATAGAGGAAAGCTGCAAAATAATAACTCAGGCTGTAAATAATATGCCGGACACTCCTATAAATTTAGGTATTAAAATGCCAAGGATACCTGAGGGAGAATTTATTATAAGGACAGAAGCTCCAAGAGGAGAAGTGACATATTATGTAGTTACTGATGATAAACAGCACAATCTCAGAGTAAGCATTCATGTGCCAACCTTTAAAAATGCAGCTACTGTTCCGGTTATGATGAAAGGAAATACAGTGGCAGATGCAGGATTAATAATTGCCAGTATTGATCCATGCTTCTCCTGTCTGGACAGATAA
- a CDS encoding MnhB domain-containing protein translates to MKTFKDGDKDPIITCCANIALPVSLMLGAYIILHGHLSPGGGFQGGVIIAGAVAILYLAYGSKGVKNALNIGRIKRAEDLGALGFVLLATLGIIYGYNFFRNVIYNHGTLGKLYSSGTIFWMNFAVGYKVLAGVGFLIIVMLSSLKEDND, encoded by the coding sequence ATGAAAACTTTCAAAGATGGAGACAAAGATCCAATTATAACCTGTTGTGCTAATATAGCTCTTCCAGTTTCTTTAATGCTTGGGGCATATATAATTCTTCATGGACATTTAAGTCCTGGCGGAGGGTTTCAGGGCGGAGTAATCATTGCAGGAGCAGTAGCTATTTTATATTTAGCTTATGGATCAAAAGGTGTGAAAAATGCTCTTAACATTGGAAGGATAAAAAGGGCAGAGGACCTTGGAGCTCTTGGATTTGTGCTGCTGGCTACTTTAGGGATTATTTATGGATACAATTTTTTTAGAAATGTAATTTATAATCACGGAACTTTAGGTAAACTTTATAGTTCGGGAACTATTTTCTGGATGAATTTCGCCGTAGGATACAAGGTTCTGGCGGGAGTTGGATTTTTAATTATTGTAATGCTGAGTAGTTTAAAGGAAGACAATGATTAA
- the hypD gene encoding hydrogenase formation protein HypD, with amino-acid sequence MNYDLKTINEYTNKINIMEVCGTHTVAISKFGFRSAFNKNINLISGPGCPVCVTPQYYIDYIYDLSLNKEIIICTYGDMIRVPGRTPDRTLEGARALGANVKMVYSIMDSLNVAVENPDKKIVFLAVGFETTTAHTAVAIKEAEAGNIKNFYVLSMHKLVEPVMRTLLENKELQIHGFLCPGHVAAILGQDGFMFLNEYKSIGVIAGFEAQDIINAVGTIIDMKKNGETGVKNCYSRLVSKEGNKVALNLINEVFHAETDYWRGIGPIKDSSLKLKDKYKKYDIEQIYPVDRSHVNNSTGCQCGEVLIGKIKPNQCRLFKKVCSPENPVGPCMVSSEGSCGAYYKYF; translated from the coding sequence ATGAACTATGATTTAAAAACTATTAATGAATATACAAATAAAATAAACATTATGGAAGTCTGTGGAACACATACTGTGGCCATCAGTAAATTTGGATTTAGAAGTGCATTCAATAAAAATATAAATCTAATATCAGGGCCGGGATGCCCGGTGTGTGTAACACCTCAATACTATATAGATTATATTTATGATTTATCCCTTAATAAGGAAATCATAATATGTACCTATGGAGACATGATAAGAGTACCTGGGCGAACACCAGACAGGACATTGGAAGGCGCCAGAGCACTTGGAGCAAATGTTAAGATGGTTTACTCCATTATGGATTCCCTTAATGTTGCAGTGGAAAATCCTGATAAAAAAATAGTATTTCTTGCAGTAGGATTTGAAACTACCACTGCTCACACAGCTGTAGCTATAAAAGAAGCTGAAGCAGGAAATATTAAAAACTTTTATGTACTTTCCATGCATAAACTTGTGGAACCTGTAATGCGTACTCTGCTTGAAAACAAGGAATTGCAGATACATGGATTTTTATGTCCCGGTCATGTTGCAGCTATTTTGGGACAGGATGGATTTATGTTTCTTAATGAATACAAATCCATTGGGGTTATTGCAGGGTTTGAAGCACAGGACATTATTAATGCTGTAGGAACCATAATTGATATGAAGAAAAACGGTGAAACCGGAGTTAAAAACTGCTACAGCAGATTAGTATCCAAAGAAGGAAATAAAGTTGCATTAAATTTAATAAATGAAGTTTTCCATGCTGAAACAGATTACTGGAGGGGAATTGGTCCTATAAAAGACAGCAGCTTAAAGCTAAAGGATAAATATAAAAAATACGATATTGAGCAGATTTACCCCGTAGACAGAAGTCATGTAAATAATAGTACAGGCTGCCAGTGCGGTGAAGTATTAATAGGCAAAATAAAGCCTAATCAATGCAGATTGTTTAAAAAAGTATGCAGCCCTGAAAATCCTGTAGGACCATGTATGGTTTCTTCTGAGGGAAGCTGCGGTGCATATTATAAATATTTTTAG
- a CDS encoding NADH-quinone oxidoreductase subunit C, whose protein sequence is MHKGEIKEIKREELLPLAEKLFNEKRRLVIMNGYVDKQGNNVVVYNFDIDGNIVTYLCRGYDCLPSLTSIYKGAVQWCEEEICEMMPIEFTGLNKSGRLFLPDDFDGTGQILVTPLSDLKKDNISEDNKSYINKEYKGEN, encoded by the coding sequence ATGCATAAAGGAGAGATTAAAGAGATAAAAAGGGAAGAACTTTTACCATTAGCTGAAAAACTCTTTAATGAGAAAAGAAGACTTGTAATTATGAATGGCTATGTGGATAAGCAGGGCAATAACGTTGTTGTTTATAATTTCGATATTGATGGTAATATAGTAACTTACCTTTGCAGGGGATATGACTGCCTTCCATCCCTGACTTCAATATACAAGGGGGCAGTTCAATGGTGTGAAGAAGAAATATGCGAAATGATGCCAATTGAATTTACAGGATTAAATAAAAGCGGAAGATTGTTCCTGCCAGATGATTTTGATGGAACAGGCCAGATTTTAGTAACTCCCCTTTCTGATTTAAAGAAGGATAATATTTCAGAAGACAATAAAAGTTATATAAATAAAGAATATAAGGGGGAAAATTAA
- a CDS encoding hydrogenase subunit MbhD domain-containing protein, with translation MSNIFTISFLNSVIIIGMVIAAVCVVVIDDVLPCIIAASVVGTFMALEFLLLRAPDVAIAEGAVGAVLTPVIFIIALAKVNKTKAKENKGEK, from the coding sequence ATGAGTAATATATTTACAATATCATTTTTAAATTCAGTAATAATCATTGGAATGGTTATTGCAGCTGTATGTGTAGTTGTTATTGACGATGTACTTCCATGTATTATTGCTGCATCTGTTGTAGGAACATTTATGGCTTTGGAATTTCTCCTTCTGAGAGCTCCTGATGTAGCAATTGCAGAAGGTGCCGTTGGAGCAGTACTTACTCCTGTAATATTTATAATAGCCCTTGCAAAGGTAAACAAAACTAAGGCTAAGGAAAATAAGGGGGAAAAATAA
- the hypB gene encoding hydrogenase nickel incorporation protein HypB, whose translation MEIKVVRQILEWNENCHDEIHSLLNDKNVLMINVMGSPGGGKTTLIMRLVESLKSKYNIGVIEGDIAGVIDAEKIAAMGIHVVQLNTEGACHIEAMSIKNILPQFDLDKIDILIVENIGNLVCPAEFDIGEDLKIALLSVPEGDDKVEKYPLMFTRSNALVINKYDMKAYFNFDENRVIKHAKAFNKDLEIFPINSINGDGFNDFLNFIEKHIKNGSVKCNEQI comes from the coding sequence TTGGAAATTAAGGTGGTAAGGCAGATATTAGAATGGAATGAAAACTGCCATGATGAAATCCATTCTTTGCTTAATGATAAAAATGTATTAATGATTAATGTAATGGGATCACCAGGGGGCGGCAAAACCACACTTATTATGAGGCTGGTTGAAAGTCTTAAAAGCAAATATAACATAGGAGTTATTGAAGGTGACATTGCAGGTGTAATAGATGCAGAAAAAATAGCAGCTATGGGCATTCATGTTGTTCAGTTAAATACAGAGGGGGCATGCCATATTGAAGCTATGTCCATAAAAAACATACTGCCTCAATTTGATTTAGATAAAATTGATATTTTAATTGTTGAAAATATTGGAAACCTTGTTTGCCCTGCAGAATTTGATATAGGAGAGGATCTTAAGATAGCACTTTTAAGTGTGCCTGAGGGCGATGATAAAGTTGAAAAGTATCCACTTATGTTTACAAGGAGCAATGCTCTTGTAATAAATAAGTATGATATGAAGGCATATTTTAATTTTGATGAAAACAGGGTAATAAAACATGCTAAAGCTTTTAATAAGGATTTAGAGATATTTCCTATAAACAGCATAAATGGTGATGGATTTAATGATTTTTTAAACTTTATTGAAAAACATATTAAGAATGGAAGTGTGAAGTGTAATGAGCAGATTTAA
- the mbhE gene encoding hydrogen gas-evolving membrane-bound hydrogenase subunit E, producing MKKFITYFSLTVILIFSVYVSFKMAALPSTYNGVADLMVKDTMGKTGAVNSVTAIVFDFRGYDTLGESFVLFTAVTGSAAILRRHKKIKAGNIK from the coding sequence ATGAAAAAGTTCATTACTTATTTTTCATTAACGGTAATACTTATTTTTAGTGTTTATGTTTCTTTTAAGATGGCAGCCCTTCCATCCACCTATAATGGGGTGGCAGATTTAATGGTAAAGGACACCATGGGAAAAACAGGAGCTGTAAATTCAGTTACGGCTATAGTATTTGACTTCAGAGGGTACGATACCCTTGGTGAGTCTTTTGTGCTGTTTACAGCAGTAACAGGTTCTGCAGCTATTCTTAGAAGACATAAAAAGATAAAGGCAGGTAATATAAAATGA
- a CDS encoding HypC/HybG/HupF family hydrogenase formation chaperone has product MCLGVPLKVIKIHGKEAVGEINNITKKIRIDFVPNVQIGDFVMVHAGFALDVMEKEDANETIDILNQVMEKENEL; this is encoded by the coding sequence ATGTGCCTTGGTGTACCATTAAAAGTAATAAAAATTCATGGAAAAGAAGCTGTTGGTGAAATAAATAACATAACTAAGAAAATAAGGATAGACTTTGTTCCCAATGTGCAAATTGGCGATTTTGTAATGGTCCATGCAGGATTTGCCCTGGATGTAATGGAAAAGGAAGATGCAAATGAAACCATTGATATTCTAAATCAGGTTATGGAGAAAGAAAATGAACTATGA
- a CDS encoding IS1634 family transposase codes for MKLNYDKKSKDPTYFIQMGIRNGKKTTTKNVKRIGKYSELLAITTDPLEYAKKQVEEFNKEYKEGKIDINLKVDFSEKLSPTKNIASKSALLNVGYFILQHIYHDLKLSDFFHDINSNSKITFDCNTINRFLTFARILEPTSKLGTFDKLDSYYEKPYFEYQHILRFMDLLEDNYDEYLEHLFINSNNIIKRNTSICYFDCTNYYFESEDEDDEYVDEATGEILKGLRRYGLSKEHRPNPIVQMGLFMDGDGIPISMCINSGSDNEQKCAVPLEQKITKMFKNKQFIYCADAGLGSFNIRKFNSMGGRAFIVTQSVKKLSDKLKEAVFNDFDYRRISDDSPITISFMKGFDRFDKKNLPIYNDTVYKIIDADSAMDVGLYEKRTYKNGKSRIVKSKAFLKQKIIITFSRKMMEYQRHIRNAQIERAKNLLNNQNIDNIKKGPHDVTRFIKRTSKGNNGEKASDHYEIDQSIIDREEKYDGYYAVATNLDDDAKSILTINSNRYKIEDCFRILKSNFNARPVYHRNRNRIIAHFMICYTSLLIYRLLENKLDLQGTHFTADDILETLRNMNVMNTQDAFYTATYTGSQVCTALNGLFNLGLDKKYYLPKELNKKIKKFLS; via the coding sequence ATGAAATTGAATTACGATAAAAAATCTAAAGATCCTACTTACTTCATTCAGATGGGAATCAGAAATGGTAAGAAGACCACTACAAAAAATGTAAAACGAATTGGAAAATATTCTGAGCTGCTAGCAATTACCACTGATCCTCTTGAATATGCAAAAAAGCAGGTTGAGGAATTCAATAAAGAATATAAGGAAGGGAAAATCGACATAAACTTAAAGGTTGACTTTAGCGAAAAGCTTTCACCTACAAAAAATATCGCATCCAAATCCGCGCTACTTAATGTCGGTTATTTTATTCTGCAACATATATATCACGACCTCAAACTTTCAGATTTTTTTCATGATATCAACAGTAATTCAAAGATTACCTTTGATTGTAATACAATCAACCGTTTCCTTACCTTTGCAAGGATTTTAGAACCAACATCAAAACTAGGGACATTTGACAAACTTGATTCCTATTACGAAAAACCATACTTTGAATACCAGCATATTTTACGCTTCATGGATTTGTTAGAGGATAACTACGACGAATATTTGGAACATTTATTCATTAATAGTAATAACATCATAAAAAGAAACACTTCCATATGTTATTTCGACTGTACAAATTATTATTTTGAATCAGAAGATGAGGACGATGAATACGTAGATGAAGCCACTGGCGAGATTCTCAAAGGTCTTCGCAGATACGGCCTTTCAAAAGAACACCGTCCCAATCCAATTGTGCAGATGGGCCTATTTATGGACGGAGATGGAATCCCTATATCAATGTGCATTAACTCTGGTTCTGACAATGAGCAGAAATGTGCAGTTCCACTGGAACAGAAAATCACAAAAATGTTTAAAAATAAACAATTCATTTACTGTGCTGATGCAGGACTTGGCTCATTTAATATAAGAAAATTTAACTCCATGGGTGGAAGAGCCTTTATTGTAACCCAGTCTGTAAAAAAACTTTCAGACAAACTAAAGGAAGCTGTTTTTAATGATTTTGATTATCGTCGGATTTCTGATGATTCTCCTATTACTATCAGTTTTATGAAGGGATTCGATAGATTTGATAAAAAGAATTTACCCATTTATAACGATACTGTTTACAAAATCATAGATGCAGACAGCGCCATGGATGTTGGCCTATATGAAAAGAGAACATATAAAAACGGTAAGTCCAGAATTGTAAAATCAAAAGCATTTCTAAAGCAAAAAATCATAATTACATTTTCAAGAAAAATGATGGAATATCAAAGGCATATCAGAAATGCGCAGATTGAACGGGCTAAGAACTTACTCAACAATCAAAATATAGATAATATAAAAAAGGGACCTCATGATGTTACACGTTTCATCAAAAGGACATCAAAAGGTAATAATGGTGAAAAAGCCTCTGATCACTATGAAATTGATCAATCTATCATTGATAGAGAAGAAAAATATGATGGGTATTACGCAGTTGCCACAAATTTGGATGATGATGCTAAATCAATACTTACTATAAATTCAAACCGTTATAAAATCGAGGATTGTTTTCGGATACTAAAAAGCAATTTTAATGCAAGACCAGTTTATCACAGAAATCGCAACAGGATTATTGCACACTTCATGATTTGTTATACGTCTTTACTAATTTATCGTTTGCTTGAAAACAAGCTAGACCTGCAAGGAACACATTTTACAGCAGATGATATTCTTGAAACGCTACGTAATATGAATGTCATGAATACACAGGATGCTTTTTATACAGCAACATATACAGGAAGCCAAGTATGTACAGCGTTAAATGGCCTATTTAATTTAGGCTTAGATAAAAAATATTATCTTCCTAAAGAACTGAATAAGAAAATAAAAAAATTTCTAAGTTGA
- the hypA gene encoding hydrogenase maturation nickel metallochaperone HypA, with product MHELSVTQNIIGISCDEMKKHPGVKVLEIRIAVGELTGLIPQCIQYYFDIASRGTLVEGAKLKIKKIPLSIKCNECGKESIVKVGQFVCPNCGSDNFKLNTGKEFYIESLEVE from the coding sequence ATGCACGAGCTTTCTGTTACTCAGAATATAATAGGTATTTCCTGCGATGAGATGAAAAAGCATCCCGGAGTAAAGGTTTTAGAAATAAGGATTGCAGTAGGAGAGCTTACAGGACTTATTCCACAGTGCATTCAGTATTATTTTGATATAGCAAGCAGGGGAACTCTGGTTGAAGGCGCAAAGCTTAAAATAAAGAAAATTCCCCTTTCTATAAAGTGTAATGAATGCGGGAAGGAAAGTATTGTGAAGGTTGGACAATTTGTATGCCCAAACTGCGGCAGTGATAATTTTAAATTAAATACTGGAAAAGAATTTTATATTGAAAGCTTGGAGGTAGAGTAA
- a CDS encoding monovalent cation/H+ antiporter complex subunit F — MSVDFVVVSLILSILAIILIYRVVKGPSMIDRVVASDSIDIIIGLVMVLFGCYEGRALYVDLGLILALLGFVGTILISKYLEGKL, encoded by the coding sequence ATGAGCGTTGATTTTGTTGTGGTTTCTTTAATACTTTCCATTTTAGCTATAATTTTAATTTACAGAGTTGTAAAAGGCCCTTCAATGATCGACAGAGTTGTTGCATCAGACTCTATAGATATAATCATTGGATTAGTTATGGTTCTATTTGGATGTTATGAAGGCAGGGCATTGTATGTGGATCTGGGATTGATACTGGCTCTTCTGGGATTCGTAGGAACTATACTGATTTCAAAGTATTTGGAGGGGAAATTATGA